From Rubrivirga sp. SAORIC476, a single genomic window includes:
- a CDS encoding DinB family protein has product MPEVWLRGPVDGVPALLQPVAHALLQAREDVTALVAGLPAARLWDRPGGAASAGFHLQHLAGVLDRMLTYARGEPLSDAQFAALRAEGVPDDTLSPASLLAAFSDRIDAALAQLRATDPATLAEARPVGRKALPSTVIGTLVHAAEHTQRHVGQLLVTVRVVSG; this is encoded by the coding sequence GTGCCCGAAGTCTGGCTTCGCGGCCCCGTCGACGGCGTCCCGGCGCTGCTCCAGCCGGTCGCCCACGCGCTGCTCCAGGCGCGCGAGGACGTGACCGCGCTCGTCGCCGGCCTCCCGGCGGCCCGCCTCTGGGACCGCCCCGGCGGCGCAGCGTCGGCGGGCTTCCACCTCCAGCACCTCGCGGGCGTGCTCGACCGGATGCTGACCTACGCCCGCGGCGAGCCGCTCTCCGACGCCCAGTTCGCCGCGCTCCGCGCCGAGGGCGTCCCCGACGACACGCTCTCCCCTGCCTCGCTGCTGGCCGCCTTCTCCGACCGCATCGACGCCGCGCTCGCCCAGCTCCGCGCCACCGACCCCGCGACGCTCGCCGAGGCCCGCCCGGTCGGGCGGAAGGCGCTGCCGTCCACCGTCATCGGGACGCTCGTGCACGCCGCCGAGCACACCCAGCGGCACGTCGGGCAGTTGCTCGTGACCGTCCGCGTGGTGTCCGGCTGA
- a CDS encoding SDR family oxidoreductase, whose product MSALDLSGGVVVVTGAASGIGRATALAFARRGAALALVDRDADGLADTAADARALGVSVTEHVLDVADAEAVAALPEAVLAEHGRVTVLVNAAGVALAGRFEELSMDEIRWLFEINVFGLIGLTKAFLPALTASGGQVANVSSLFGIIAPAEQTAYAASKFAVRGFSESLRHELEGTGVGVTVIHPGGVATAISRNARVAAGAVDPEAASKQALRFERVFLTTPAETVGEAIAGAVARRQPRLIVASGARAGTWLQRLMPVRYWRVLGRGYRRFTRR is encoded by the coding sequence ATGAGCGCGCTCGACCTCAGCGGCGGCGTGGTCGTCGTCACGGGCGCGGCGTCCGGCATCGGCCGGGCGACGGCGCTGGCGTTCGCGCGCCGCGGCGCCGCCCTGGCACTGGTGGACCGGGACGCGGACGGGCTGGCGGACACCGCCGCCGACGCTCGCGCCCTGGGCGTCTCGGTCACCGAGCACGTCCTCGACGTGGCCGACGCCGAGGCGGTCGCTGCACTGCCGGAGGCGGTCCTCGCCGAACACGGGCGGGTGACGGTCCTCGTGAACGCGGCGGGCGTGGCGCTGGCGGGGCGTTTCGAGGAGCTGTCGATGGACGAGATCCGATGGCTCTTCGAGATCAACGTGTTCGGTCTGATCGGCCTGACGAAGGCGTTCCTGCCGGCGCTGACGGCGAGCGGCGGGCAGGTCGCGAACGTGTCGAGCCTGTTCGGCATCATCGCCCCGGCGGAGCAGACCGCGTACGCGGCATCCAAGTTTGCCGTGCGCGGCTTCAGCGAGTCGCTGCGGCATGAGTTGGAGGGGACGGGCGTCGGCGTGACCGTCATCCATCCGGGCGGGGTGGCGACGGCGATCTCGCGCAACGCCCGGGTGGCGGCGGGCGCGGTGGACCCGGAGGCCGCCTCGAAGCAGGCACTTCGCTTCGAGCGCGTGTTCCTGACGACGCCTGCGGAGACCGTCGGCGAGGCCATCGCGGGAGCGGTCGCGCGGCGGCAGCCCCGGCTGATCGTGGCGAGTGGGGCGCGGGCCGGGACGTGGCTCCAGCGGCTCATGCCGGTCCGCTACTGGCGGGTCCTGGGTCGGGGCTACCGGCGGTTCACGCGGCGGTGA